The following proteins are co-located in the Bathymodiolus thermophilus thioautotrophic gill symbiont genome:
- a CDS encoding IS3 family transposase: MNEYQSIGELIVDVDDYIEFYNHRRFYETLGYRKPMDAYRESSIKSRKGEGFLKWTT; this comes from the coding sequence CTGAACGAGTATCAATCTATTGGTGAGTTGATCGTTGATGTGGATGATTATATTGAGTTTTACAATCATCGAAGATTTTATGAAACATTGGGGTATAGAAAACCAATGGATGCGTATCGGGAGAGTAGCATTAAATCAAGAAAAGGCGAAGGCTTTTTAAAATGGACTACATAA